Proteins encoded by one window of Musa acuminata AAA Group cultivar baxijiao chromosome BXJ2-9, Cavendish_Baxijiao_AAA, whole genome shotgun sequence:
- the LOC135623469 gene encoding cyclin-B1-2-like, whose translation MSSKSVIEHEVVANHDALRFGLHAVKGDVVGSHPLQSLRESTGKIWEEKKRMGLDLTYGTAFNLRRDLDAQILSRFQRPPGALPSSMLGFEALTGGLDDFAFEDYLNLPQDSETFKPLDMHHGMEVRLGISKGPVCPSFI comes from the exons ATGTCGTCGAAATCGGTGATCGAGCACGAGGTGGTGGCGAACCACGacgccctccgcttcgggttgcaCGCCGTCAAGGGCGACGTTGTCGGATCCCATCCCCTCCAATCCCTTCGCGAATCC ACGGGTAAAATTTGGGAGGAGAAGAAGCGGATGGGGTTGGACCTTACCTACGGAACGGCTTTCAATCTGAGGAGAGATCTCGATGCCCAAATTCTCTCCAG ATTCCAAAGACCTCCTGGAGCATTgccctcttccatgctaggatttgAGGCTCTCACTGGTGGCTTGGATGATTTTGCTTTTGAAGATTACCTTAACT TGCCACAGGACTCGGAAACATTCAAGCCACTGGACATGCATCACGGGATGGAAGTTCGCCTTGGCATATCAAAAGGACCTGTTTGTCCAAGTTTCATCTGA